From a single Couchioplanes caeruleus genomic region:
- the hisI gene encoding phosphoribosyl-AMP cyclohydrolase: MPATDIENQPARPSALDPAVAARLRRTPDGLVAAVVREHGSGDVLMLAWMDDEALHRTLTTGRATYWSRSRREYWVKGATSGHHQYVRSVALDCDGDALLVTVDQVGAACHTGSHTCFSDELPVTATQENR; the protein is encoded by the coding sequence GTGCCTGCCACAGACATCGAGAACCAGCCCGCCCGGCCCTCCGCCCTCGACCCGGCCGTCGCCGCCCGCCTGCGCCGTACCCCCGACGGCCTGGTCGCCGCCGTCGTCCGCGAGCACGGCAGCGGTGACGTGCTGATGCTGGCCTGGATGGACGACGAGGCGCTGCACCGCACCCTCACGACCGGCCGCGCCACCTACTGGTCCCGCAGCCGCCGCGAGTACTGGGTGAAGGGCGCGACGTCCGGCCACCACCAGTACGTCCGCTCGGTCGCGCTGGACTGCGACGGCGACGCGCTGCTGGTGACGGTCGACCAGGTGGGGGCCGCGTGCCACACGGGATCGCACACGTGCTTCAGCGACGAACTACCCGTGACCGCGACACAGGAGAACCGATGA
- a CDS encoding anthranilate synthase component I, with translation MTSGAVTPGEEAFVAQAARRRVVPVTRRLLADGETPIGVYRKLAGGPGTFLLESAEQGAGSAAWSRYSFIGVRSAATLVERDGQAAWLGTPPAGVPLDGDPVAALRETVAALAAPEDPDTAAGLPPLTGGMVGYLSYDLVRRFERLPATATDDVPLPELGMMLATDLVVLDHYDGSAILVANAVLPDGADAATARAAYHQAVGRLDAMTTALSRPTPPMISTVERRAPGEVVSRTAPGDYQKAVETAKEAIRAGECFQIVVAQRFERATDADPLDVYRVLRATNPSPYMYLLRFDDFDIVGSSPEAHLKVSAAEGGVRRALLHPIAGTRWRGATPEQDNALAAELLADPKERAEHVMLVDLGRNDLGRVCRAGSVEVPDFARIERYSHVMHIVSTVVGELREDRTAFDALAATFPAGTLSGAPKVRAMEIIESLEPTRRGLYGGTVGYFGFAGDMDMAIAIRTALMHHGTAYVGAGAGIVADSDPAAEEQETRNKAAAVLAAIAAAETLRAAR, from the coding sequence ATGACCAGCGGTGCCGTCACGCCCGGGGAAGAGGCGTTCGTCGCCCAGGCGGCGCGGCGCCGGGTGGTGCCGGTGACCCGGCGGTTGCTGGCCGACGGCGAGACCCCGATCGGCGTGTACCGCAAGCTCGCCGGCGGTCCGGGCACCTTCCTGCTCGAGTCCGCCGAGCAGGGCGCCGGGTCCGCCGCGTGGTCGCGCTACTCGTTCATCGGCGTACGCAGCGCCGCCACGCTTGTCGAACGCGACGGCCAGGCGGCCTGGCTGGGCACCCCGCCCGCCGGGGTGCCGCTCGACGGCGACCCGGTGGCCGCGCTGCGTGAGACCGTCGCGGCCCTGGCCGCCCCCGAGGACCCGGATACGGCGGCCGGCCTGCCCCCGCTGACCGGCGGCATGGTCGGCTACCTCAGCTACGACCTGGTCCGCCGGTTCGAGCGGCTCCCGGCGACCGCCACCGACGACGTGCCCCTGCCCGAGCTGGGCATGATGCTCGCGACCGACCTCGTCGTGCTCGACCACTACGACGGCTCGGCGATCCTGGTCGCCAACGCGGTGCTGCCGGACGGGGCCGACGCGGCCACCGCGCGGGCCGCGTACCACCAGGCGGTCGGCCGGCTCGACGCGATGACCACCGCGCTGTCCCGCCCGACGCCGCCGATGATCTCCACGGTGGAGCGCCGCGCGCCGGGTGAGGTGGTCAGCCGGACCGCGCCGGGCGACTACCAGAAGGCGGTCGAGACGGCCAAGGAGGCGATCCGGGCCGGTGAGTGCTTCCAGATCGTCGTGGCGCAGCGCTTCGAACGGGCCACCGACGCCGACCCGCTCGACGTCTACCGGGTGCTGAGGGCGACGAACCCCAGCCCGTACATGTACCTGCTGCGCTTCGACGACTTCGACATCGTCGGCTCGTCGCCGGAGGCGCACCTGAAGGTCAGCGCGGCCGAGGGCGGCGTACGCCGGGCCCTGCTGCACCCGATCGCCGGCACCCGCTGGCGCGGCGCGACCCCGGAGCAGGACAACGCGCTGGCCGCCGAGCTGCTCGCCGACCCGAAGGAGCGCGCCGAGCACGTGATGCTCGTCGACCTGGGCCGTAACGACCTGGGCCGGGTGTGCCGGGCGGGCAGCGTGGAGGTGCCGGACTTCGCGCGCATCGAGCGGTACAGCCACGTCATGCACATCGTGTCCACGGTGGTCGGCGAGCTGCGCGAGGACCGGACGGCGTTCGACGCGCTCGCGGCCACGTTCCCGGCGGGCACGCTGTCGGGCGCCCCGAAGGTCCGGGCCATGGAGATCATCGAGAGCCTGGAACCCACCCGGCGCGGCCTGTACGGCGGCACCGTCGGCTACTTCGGCTTCGCCGGCGACATGGACATGGCCATCGCGATCCGCACGGCGCTGATGCACCACGGGACCGCGTACGTGGGTGCGGGCGCGGGAATCGTGGCCGACTCCGATCCGGCCGCGGAGGAGCAGGAGACGCGCAACAAGGCGGCCGCCGTCCTCGCCGCGATCGCCGCCGCCGAGACCCTGCGCGCGGCCCGATGA
- a CDS encoding Trp biosynthesis-associated membrane protein, which produces MTTPDPAAIPDPATERGPTAGPGPGSKPGPRAAAGRRLGVTVVCCVLGAAVALYGVTRTWAVEVTARPGLPELRSSRTGTDVAPWVIALALVALAGGGALLATRGLVRRVLGGLLALAGAGVAAGAIAGRAGLDVGAAGAGGTFWPVACVAGGLLVLAGGWSALRHGHEWPGMGARYERRARATPAAAAADHQAGAGDRAGTDQRVETRAAWDALDRGDDPTAR; this is translated from the coding sequence ATGACCACCCCGGACCCGGCGGCCATCCCGGACCCGGCGACCGAGCGCGGTCCGACGGCCGGGCCCGGCCCGGGGAGCAAGCCCGGTCCGAGGGCCGCGGCGGGGCGCAGGCTCGGCGTGACGGTGGTGTGCTGCGTGCTGGGGGCCGCCGTGGCGCTCTACGGCGTCACCCGCACCTGGGCGGTCGAGGTGACCGCCCGGCCCGGCCTGCCGGAGCTGCGGTCGTCGCGCACCGGCACCGACGTGGCGCCGTGGGTGATCGCGCTGGCGCTCGTCGCGCTGGCCGGCGGGGGTGCGCTGCTGGCCACCCGCGGCCTGGTCCGCCGGGTGCTGGGCGGGCTGCTCGCGCTGGCCGGCGCCGGCGTGGCCGCGGGAGCGATCGCGGGCCGGGCGGGGCTGGACGTCGGCGCGGCCGGTGCGGGTGGCACGTTCTGGCCGGTCGCGTGCGTTGCCGGGGGACTGCTGGTGCTGGCCGGCGGCTGGTCGGCGCTGCGTCACGGTCACGAATGGCCGGGCATGGGAGCCCGCTACGAGCGCCGCGCGCGGGCGACGCCGGCCGCCGCGGCAGCCGATCACCAGGCCGGCGCCGGGGACCGGGCCGGCACGGATCAGCGGGTCGAGACCAGGGCGGCGTGGGACGCGCTGGACCGCGGGGACGACCCGACGGCGCGCTGA